One stretch of Legionella birminghamensis DNA includes these proteins:
- a CDS encoding alpha/beta hydrolase, producing the protein MKHINTDSSNFIKLLGERAAAALDGQNLLEMAPDEGRKAFNKLIAAVPDKLKPIEVNTEDRQINLADRQIKVRIYKPNKESSNLPALIYCHGGGFVFGDLEFLDYTCRFLSKAANCLVVAVDYRRAPEHKFPAAHNDCYDVIRYVQKHAQEFGGNGKVAIGGDSAGGNIAASICHQAKKNKDVNISFQLLYYPWVDLNNTMPSDKTYESGYFLETASLHWMRKQYLGKPEDEKSPEANPQFQTDFKNLPPALVIAAECDPIHDDAKRYYEKLVEGGNKAQFIEFGGILHDFCALPSHYEAALLAYAASGQALKAALA; encoded by the coding sequence ATGAAACATATTAATACCGATTCCAGTAATTTTATCAAACTTTTGGGTGAAAGAGCTGCTGCTGCACTGGATGGTCAAAATCTTTTAGAAATGGCACCCGATGAAGGCCGCAAGGCATTTAACAAGCTCATCGCTGCAGTTCCTGACAAGCTAAAGCCGATTGAGGTAAACACTGAAGACAGGCAAATTAATCTTGCTGATCGTCAGATTAAAGTCCGTATTTATAAACCGAATAAAGAGTCGAGCAATCTGCCTGCCTTGATTTATTGTCATGGGGGCGGATTTGTTTTTGGGGATCTGGAGTTTCTTGATTATACCTGCCGCTTTCTGAGTAAAGCAGCTAATTGCCTGGTGGTAGCAGTGGATTATCGAAGAGCGCCGGAGCATAAATTTCCGGCGGCACACAATGATTGCTATGATGTCATCCGCTATGTGCAAAAACATGCTCAGGAATTTGGTGGTAATGGAAAAGTGGCTATTGGCGGTGATAGCGCAGGCGGTAATATTGCAGCAAGCATTTGCCATCAAGCTAAAAAAAATAAAGACGTCAACATTTCCTTCCAGTTGCTTTATTATCCCTGGGTGGATTTAAACAATACGATGCCTTCCGATAAAACCTATGAGTCAGGTTACTTTCTGGAAACAGCCTCACTTCACTGGATGAGAAAGCAGTATCTAGGGAAACCGGAAGACGAAAAGAGTCCTGAGGCCAATCCACAGTTTCAGACCGATTTCAAAAATCTGCCGCCTGCTTTGGTGATTGCAGCCGAGTGTGATCCAATTCATGATGATGCCAAGCGCTATTATGAGAAGTTAGTGGAAGGGGGCAATAAGGCGCAGTTTATTGAGTTTGGGGGAATCCTGCATGATTTTTGCGCCCTGCCGTCCCATTATGAAGCGGCTTTACTGGCCTATGCTGCTTCTGGACAGGCATTGAAAGCAGCATTAGCCTAA
- the rpe gene encoding ribulose-phosphate 3-epimerase: protein MHYLIAPSILSADMTRLGEEVSAVLDAGADMIHFDVMDNHYVPNLTIGPFICKSLSKRFPQAVIDVHLMANPVDELIKQFADAGAKRISIHPDGTIHLDRSLQLIKTLGCEAGLVLNPASSPEVIQWCLHYLDFILVMTVNPGFAGQKLIPAVIDKIRWLKSNYPNLPVCVDGGVQAENIALLAEAGATQFVAGSAIFCSDNYRSTIAAMRQQLATVQ, encoded by the coding sequence ATGCACTATCTGATTGCTCCTTCCATTCTCTCCGCTGATATGACTCGCCTTGGCGAGGAAGTGTCAGCAGTGCTCGATGCAGGAGCCGATATGATCCATTTTGATGTGATGGATAACCATTATGTGCCTAACCTCACGATTGGTCCTTTTATATGCAAGAGTTTAAGCAAGCGGTTCCCGCAGGCTGTTATTGATGTACATCTGATGGCTAACCCGGTGGATGAGCTCATTAAACAATTTGCTGATGCCGGTGCGAAACGAATCAGCATTCATCCCGATGGCACTATTCATCTGGACAGGAGCCTGCAGCTGATCAAAACACTGGGCTGCGAAGCGGGTCTGGTTTTAAACCCGGCCAGTTCGCCTGAAGTCATACAGTGGTGTCTGCATTATCTTGACTTTATACTAGTAATGACTGTTAACCCTGGATTTGCAGGCCAGAAACTAATTCCTGCTGTTATTGATAAAATTCGATGGTTGAAATCCAACTACCCAAATCTGCCTGTTTGCGTTGATGGCGGTGTTCAGGCTGAAAATATTGCCCTATTAGCCGAGGCTGGAGCTACCCAGTTTGTAGCGGGTTCTGCTATATTCTGTAGTGACAATTACAGAAGCACTATTGCTGCTATGCGACAACAACTAGCCACAGTTCAATGA
- a CDS encoding extracellular solute-binding protein: MKTLLSLLSLYLLSWSVWASPVEIVFWHSMAGHLGDEVESLVQAFNQSQADYRIKPVYKGEYTDSLTSFAAAFRARKPPAIVQVFEVGTATMLSPAGIHKPVDELMREQQIDFPQQYFLPSVLTFYSEKGKLQAMPFNTSVPVLFYNKTELAAVGVSEANFPKTWDELEVMLDRLKQKGQVCGYTSAYPAWINIESFSALNGLALTDPVKGNAIYNNAAVLNHLKRLQRWQKLNYFEYGGRASDATALFTSGRCALFSQSSGAYNSLAEMLQFPLGVARLPIDSQIAAERHSNVAGGAALWAVAGQSPEVYRGTALFFQFIAQPKIQKQWHLNTGYIPLGLSGIYSELARESQHPVLTLAEQELGTPQNEYMGHYQGPQNQIRAANDEAMESIFAGIKTPEKALNDAVNRANYLLIRHKRNNDSD, from the coding sequence ATGAAAACGCTGTTAAGCTTGCTTTCACTTTATTTACTGAGCTGGAGTGTATGGGCTTCGCCTGTTGAAATTGTTTTTTGGCATTCGATGGCTGGCCATCTTGGCGACGAAGTCGAAAGCCTCGTGCAAGCATTTAATCAGAGTCAGGCTGATTATCGAATCAAGCCGGTTTACAAAGGTGAGTACACCGATTCGCTGACCAGTTTTGCTGCTGCATTTCGTGCCCGGAAACCGCCTGCGATTGTTCAGGTATTTGAAGTGGGCACCGCTACCATGTTATCGCCGGCCGGCATTCACAAACCCGTGGATGAATTAATGCGGGAACAGCAGATTGATTTCCCCCAGCAATATTTCCTGCCTTCTGTACTTACGTTTTATAGTGAGAAAGGTAAACTGCAGGCAATGCCATTCAATACGTCCGTTCCTGTTCTTTTTTACAATAAAACTGAACTGGCAGCAGTGGGTGTTTCGGAAGCCAATTTTCCAAAGACATGGGATGAGCTGGAAGTGATGCTTGACCGTTTGAAGCAGAAAGGACAAGTCTGTGGCTATACCAGTGCTTATCCTGCCTGGATCAACATTGAATCCTTTTCTGCCTTAAATGGACTTGCGTTAACGGATCCGGTAAAGGGTAATGCGATCTATAATAATGCTGCAGTATTAAACCACCTCAAGCGCCTGCAGCGCTGGCAGAAGCTAAATTATTTCGAATATGGAGGTAGAGCCAGTGATGCCACCGCATTATTTACCAGTGGCCGCTGTGCCTTATTCAGCCAATCTTCGGGTGCCTATAATAGTCTGGCTGAAATGCTTCAATTTCCGCTGGGGGTTGCAAGGCTTCCTATTGATTCGCAGATTGCAGCTGAAAGGCATAGCAATGTCGCTGGAGGAGCTGCTCTTTGGGCTGTTGCGGGACAATCCCCCGAGGTATATCGTGGAACTGCTTTGTTTTTTCAATTTATTGCACAGCCAAAAATACAAAAACAATGGCATTTGAACACCGGCTATATTCCGCTTGGGTTAAGCGGCATTTACTCTGAATTGGCCCGCGAGAGCCAGCACCCGGTTTTAACGCTGGCAGAGCAGGAACTCGGTACACCTCAGAATGAATATATGGGACATTACCAGGGGCCGCAAAATCAGATACGTGCGGCAAATGATGAAGCAATGGAAAGTATTTTTGCGGGCATCAAGACTCCAGAAAAAGCCTTGAACGATGCAGTGAACAGGGCTAATTATCTTCTGATTAGACATAAGCGTAATAACGATTCGGATTAA
- a CDS encoding outer membrane protein has translation MRTVFFSAALMASGAAGAAVPLDGWYANVFGGVSAVQDNINTVNLGLHRSKAGYDSGYDVGGRIGYKCNPLRYEGELTYLTVKLDHFYINDIRQTGTTGDSNAILAMANVYYDFPDMVPGIQPFLGVGIGYAFVNADLNATGPFGVTRYSGSNSVFAYQGTGGFTYNFSEIYAVDIAYRYVGTQKPDELGKVYQAHLGSVGVTYRFDGSRYK, from the coding sequence ATGAGAACTGTATTTTTTTCGGCCGCATTAATGGCCTCCGGTGCAGCCGGGGCAGCTGTTCCTTTAGATGGTTGGTACGCAAATGTATTCGGAGGCGTTAGCGCTGTTCAGGATAATATTAACACTGTAAATCTGGGCTTGCATCGCTCCAAGGCAGGCTATGATAGTGGTTATGATGTTGGAGGCCGCATTGGCTATAAGTGCAATCCCTTGCGCTATGAAGGCGAGTTGACTTACCTGACTGTCAAACTCGATCATTTTTATATCAATGACATCCGTCAGACCGGCACCACAGGCGATAGCAATGCAATTCTTGCGATGGCCAATGTCTACTATGATTTTCCAGACATGGTTCCAGGGATTCAACCTTTCCTGGGTGTTGGTATCGGCTACGCCTTTGTCAATGCTGATTTAAACGCTACAGGGCCTTTCGGAGTGACCCGTTATAGCGGCTCAAACAGCGTATTTGCCTATCAGGGAACCGGCGGCTTTACCTACAATTTCAGCGAAATTTATGCCGTGGATATTGCCTACCGGTATGTAGGCACCCAAAAACCGGATGAACTGGGTAAAGTCTATCAGGCACATCTAGGCTCAGTAGGTGTTACCTATCGCTTTGACGGATCTCGATATAAATAG
- a CDS encoding transglycosylase SLT domain-containing protein, translating into MKKILFLITLLCLSITGNAASAGETYVLRFMNYMEWSQNLPQQATPEFLAFIGDDTPLANRLREKWLYQLARQRDWANYTAFYRPSSDVSLQCFARLAEYFQGKTELALEGAKPLWLKGDSQPGACNQLFDFLIKSGQFDEQLITDRIRLALDKRNLGLARYLLKLYQKPRLEDETILVGISQNPARIAQLQPKELHDAFYLYGLKRLVSTNMDLAIKLWQQPKTRKILSEAQQQSFLVQLVIYKAMRNHEDTEQWFSRIKPVYYNDALLDWEIRAALKQQNWPKVEKLILFSTNKDSPCWQYWLGRAKEAQGKKAESQAIFGILAETRNYYGFLASLRLHKKPSFVNETVVKDPNVLKPYRAFTSTIKNLYANKQTLQASRMLNDFVLELPKEDKSALIYWVANELQWHGKSVYLSNTEELSNQLSLRFPLAHEPTVTAYSKNYQISKEFIYAIIRQESSFREDVVSMAGARGLMQIMPDTAKMVAKQEKIAYGDKNQLFSSQKNINIGVAYLKQLAKRYHAHPVLMAAAYNAGPRQVNYWLKNHPPKQIDIWIETLPWHETRNYLKNVIAFYAVYQFRMQQKPDLSIFMQPIN; encoded by the coding sequence ATGAAAAAGATTCTTTTTCTGATCACTTTGCTGTGCCTGTCGATTACTGGCAATGCGGCAAGTGCTGGCGAAACTTATGTGCTTCGTTTTATGAACTATATGGAATGGAGCCAAAACCTCCCTCAGCAGGCCACGCCTGAATTTTTAGCGTTCATCGGTGATGATACTCCTTTGGCCAATCGGTTACGGGAAAAATGGTTGTATCAATTGGCAAGGCAGAGAGACTGGGCTAATTATACAGCCTTCTATCGCCCCTCTTCTGACGTCAGCCTGCAATGTTTCGCAAGGCTCGCCGAGTATTTTCAGGGAAAAACCGAGCTTGCGCTTGAAGGCGCCAAACCCTTGTGGCTTAAAGGAGACTCACAGCCAGGTGCCTGTAATCAGCTTTTTGATTTTCTAATAAAAAGCGGGCAATTTGATGAACAACTGATAACCGATCGGATCCGACTCGCTTTGGACAAACGAAATCTTGGTCTCGCACGATATTTGTTAAAACTATATCAAAAACCGCGGCTGGAGGATGAAACCATACTCGTTGGTATTTCGCAAAATCCTGCCCGCATCGCTCAACTGCAACCCAAAGAACTTCACGATGCTTTTTATTTATATGGCTTAAAACGCCTTGTTTCAACGAATATGGATCTGGCTATTAAACTCTGGCAGCAGCCAAAAACCAGAAAAATATTATCCGAAGCCCAGCAACAATCCTTTCTCGTGCAGCTAGTCATTTACAAGGCAATGCGTAATCATGAAGACACAGAGCAATGGTTTTCGAGAATTAAACCCGTTTACTACAACGATGCCCTCCTGGATTGGGAAATAAGGGCCGCTCTTAAACAACAGAACTGGCCTAAAGTTGAAAAACTAATCCTTTTTTCAACGAATAAAGACAGTCCCTGTTGGCAATATTGGTTAGGCCGGGCTAAAGAAGCCCAGGGCAAAAAAGCCGAATCCCAGGCCATTTTTGGGATTTTAGCGGAAACAAGAAACTATTATGGATTTTTGGCCAGCCTGCGCCTGCATAAGAAACCAAGCTTCGTCAATGAAACTGTGGTGAAAGACCCGAATGTACTTAAGCCATACCGGGCATTCACCAGCACTATAAAAAATCTGTATGCAAATAAACAGACCTTGCAGGCATCAAGAATGCTCAATGATTTTGTACTGGAGCTTCCCAAAGAAGACAAGAGCGCACTTATCTACTGGGTTGCCAATGAGTTGCAATGGCATGGTAAATCCGTTTACCTGAGCAATACTGAAGAATTAAGTAATCAGCTCTCTCTTCGCTTCCCCCTAGCGCATGAACCCACTGTAACGGCTTACTCCAAGAATTATCAAATCTCCAAAGAATTTATTTATGCAATTATCCGCCAGGAGAGCAGCTTTCGCGAAGATGTGGTTTCAATGGCAGGCGCCCGGGGCCTCATGCAGATTATGCCTGACACAGCCAAGATGGTTGCCAAACAGGAGAAGATTGCTTACGGGGACAAGAATCAACTTTTTTCCAGCCAGAAGAATATCAATATTGGGGTTGCCTATCTTAAGCAGTTAGCCAAACGTTACCATGCACATCCGGTTTTAATGGCTGCCGCTTATAATGCAGGTCCAAGACAGGTCAATTATTGGCTTAAGAACCACCCGCCAAAACAAATTGACATATGGATAGAAACACTTCCCTGGCACGAGACTAGAAATTATTTGAAAAATGTGATTGCATTCTATGCGGTCTACCAATTCAGAATGCAACAAAAACCAGACTTAAGTATTTTCATGCAGCCAATCAACTGA
- a CDS encoding P44/Msp2 family outer membrane protein, whose translation MNYFSRLSLAGLLLTNSIGFAAVTPLPGWYAGLMGGGGWTQPVKFTVAPNLLLTGTYPYYISPTSIDLSYKGFGNGGGQIGYRCNKFRFEAEALYTFSGYKKLQVQNATFGTYTVPSFSNSYYFHLNGETTMVSGLVNVYYDFFTPDGDVTWMPYVGAGIGLSYIENNIKFYFNNQQVFPAPNSDFGKENGSTSIAQAILGISYLLDDYTTVGTDIRLMRTGNVTLIPKGRFGIANEVEEHMTLFAWNINFNFTFDQPST comes from the coding sequence ATGAATTATTTTTCTCGACTAAGCCTGGCCGGCCTATTGCTGACTAACAGTATTGGATTCGCTGCCGTTACCCCTCTTCCCGGCTGGTACGCAGGTCTGATGGGAGGCGGCGGTTGGACTCAGCCTGTAAAATTTACCGTGGCTCCCAATTTATTACTGACAGGCACTTACCCCTATTACATTAGCCCCACCAGTATTGATCTCAGCTATAAAGGTTTTGGTAATGGCGGCGGCCAGATAGGATACCGCTGCAACAAGTTCCGCTTTGAAGCCGAAGCCCTGTATACATTTAGCGGCTACAAGAAGTTACAGGTGCAGAATGCTACTTTTGGAACTTATACCGTTCCAAGCTTTAGCAATAGCTATTATTTTCACTTAAACGGCGAGACTACCATGGTTTCCGGTCTGGTGAATGTCTATTATGACTTCTTTACCCCAGATGGCGATGTCACCTGGATGCCTTATGTAGGGGCAGGTATAGGATTGTCCTATATAGAGAATAACATTAAATTCTATTTCAACAACCAGCAGGTCTTCCCCGCACCCAACTCCGATTTTGGGAAGGAAAATGGCTCAACATCAATTGCCCAGGCCATTTTGGGTATAAGTTACCTGCTTGATGACTATACGACCGTCGGCACCGATATTCGTTTGATGCGAACAGGAAATGTTACGCTTATTCCCAAAGGTCGTTTTGGTATTGCCAACGAAGTAGAGGAGCATATGACCCTGTTCGCATGGAATATTAATTTCAACTTTACTTTTGACCAGCCTTCGACCTAG
- a CDS encoding alpha/beta hydrolase has product MASSSRAMISLLGKFPHYLAKTIKQNHPVSWTGILLHTMRWLEARSSQLILPNPGFNPQAGKSVAIYCVHGTADRELSFLTMANQLIKLKLPECIKHIVLVNFKNRATGAGIEEDYQEQLLQQILANGDDHVVVMGHSRGGIIASSFAEFCAAKNNIKVEMVVPICAPFGGSYLALDVLAYFSKSVEEMQIGSEFLERLKKAVEQSDYRYYFFEAGRDWIVLEGCATVSGYKHSDANQKLPDHGHISIMTSGTLSRIIHSLFKKHFEKTDFANIRDQKLINNMVSELIKQAEQEPERPSPGLFDFEEEEILDPKILEKICMDSSERIETIMIGGNMLIFHPDYYKITKEEKEPVEKPGLFDF; this is encoded by the coding sequence ATGGCAAGCTCATCCAGGGCAATGATATCCCTGCTCGGGAAATTCCCGCATTATCTGGCAAAGACAATTAAACAAAATCATCCCGTTAGCTGGACTGGTATTCTGCTTCATACAATGCGCTGGCTAGAGGCGCGATCTTCCCAGCTAATACTGCCTAATCCCGGCTTTAACCCCCAGGCGGGTAAATCGGTGGCAATTTATTGTGTCCATGGAACAGCTGATCGTGAGTTGTCCTTTTTAACAATGGCCAATCAATTAATAAAGTTAAAATTGCCCGAGTGTATCAAGCATATAGTTTTGGTTAATTTTAAAAACAGGGCAACAGGGGCGGGTATCGAAGAAGATTATCAGGAGCAGCTTTTGCAGCAGATTCTTGCAAATGGTGATGATCATGTGGTTGTAATGGGACATTCGCGAGGGGGCATAATTGCCAGTAGCTTTGCAGAGTTTTGTGCCGCAAAGAATAATATTAAAGTTGAAATGGTTGTGCCGATATGTGCACCTTTTGGCGGTTCCTATCTGGCCCTGGACGTTCTCGCCTATTTCTCAAAATCAGTTGAGGAAATGCAAATAGGGAGTGAATTTCTTGAACGCTTGAAAAAAGCGGTTGAACAATCTGATTATCGCTATTATTTTTTTGAGGCCGGTCGTGATTGGATAGTGCTGGAAGGTTGTGCAACGGTCTCTGGTTATAAGCATTCTGACGCCAATCAGAAACTTCCTGACCATGGCCATATTTCGATCATGACCTCCGGAACTTTAAGTCGAATTATTCACAGCCTGTTTAAAAAACATTTTGAAAAGACTGATTTTGCAAATATCAGAGATCAAAAACTGATTAACAATATGGTGAGTGAGCTTATTAAACAGGCTGAGCAGGAGCCCGAGAGGCCAAGCCCGGGATTGTTCGATTTCGAGGAGGAGGAGATCCTGGATCCAAAAATATTGGAGAAAATTTGCATGGATTCATCTGAAAGGATAGAAACCATTATGATTGGGGGCAATATGTTAATATTTCATCCTGACTACTATAAAATCACAAAAGAAGAGAAGGAGCCTGTTGAGAAACCAGGTTTATTTGATTTCTAA